From the genome of Antennarius striatus isolate MH-2024 chromosome 19, ASM4005453v1, whole genome shotgun sequence, one region includes:
- the LOC137613923 gene encoding solute carrier family 22 member 2-like codes for MTNFDDILEETGKFGRFQKRMFALLCLVSMPWAGVYVGIVFQGYTPNHWCRDSAVVEMREECGWTLEHSRRLTVPLVNSSGVLQQSSCKQYEVDWNTTSLTCDSKELNLSRIPTTDCKEGWEYDYVGRRSFVTEFDLVCSDAWLVDMYQATLNVGFLVGSIAIGYLADRFGRKMSFLMASLMNGIAGIVVAVAPNYVALLIFRMLYGFGVKGGWVAGYVLITEVVGVEYRRTVGVIYQMFFSVGLLFLPLFAYFITDWRWLQVVITAPYIFFLVYYWLVPESPRWLLSQNKKAKAVVIIEAMAKENRVPLPKNIESLADDEADSCTASFMDLVRTPNMRKQTFILSFNWFTSAVVYQGLIMRVGILGGNVYVDFLISTLVEFPAAFLILFTIERIGRRLPFATSNIVAGVSCFITACIPEHMFWFKTVVACIGRLGITMAFEMVVFVNTELYPTFVRNLGVSVCSTLCDIGGIVAPFLLYRLAVIWLELPLIIFGALAFMAGGLVLLLPETRGVPLPETIDDIEFPEKVKERMALKNQQLANLLPDNDVSTNKDPAVV; via the exons ATGACCAACTTTGATGATATCTTGGAGGAAACCGGAAAGTTTGGCCGCTTTCAGAAGCGGATGTTCGCCTTGCTGTGCCTGGTATCCATGCCCTGGGCAGGTGTGTACGTCGGTATTGTCTTTCAGGGTTACACCCCAAATCACTGGTGTCGAGACTCTGCGGTGGTGGAGATGAGGGAGGAGTGTGGCTGGACCCTGGAACACAGTCGCAGGCTGACGGTACCGCTGGTCAACAGCTCTGGAGTgctgcagcagagcagctgcAAGCAGTACGAGGTGGACTGGAACACCACAAGCCTCACCTGTGACTCAAAGGAACTCAACCTCAGCAGGATTCCAACAACAGACTGCAAAGAGGGCTGGGAGTATGACTATGTGGGAAGACGGTCTTTTGTCACTGAG TTTGACCTGGTGTGTTCAGATGCATGGTTGGTGGACATGTACCAGGCCACTCTCAATGTGGGATTCCTGGTTGGGAGTATCGCCATTGGCTACCTGGCGGACAG GTTCGGTAGGAAAATGAGCTTCCTGATGGCCAGCCTCATGAATGGGATAGCAGGAATAGTGGTGGCTGTGGCTCCAAACTACGTGGCTCTACTGATTTTCAGAATGCTCTACGGCTTTGGAGTGAAAGGAGGATGGGTGGCTGGATACGTGCTGA TCACAGAGGTGGTCGGGGTGGAGTACAGACGCACAGTCGGCGTCATTTATCAGATGTTCTTCAGTGtcggcctcctcttcctgcccCTGTTTGCCTATTTTATCACTGACTGGAGATGGCTGCAGGTCGTCATCACTGCCCCCTACATTTTCTTCCTGGTCTACTACTG GCTTGTCCCTGAATCTCCCAGATGGCTTCTCTCTCAGAATAAAAAGGCCAAAGCCGTGGTCATCATTGAGGCGATGGCCAAAGAAAACAGGGTTCCCCTCCCCAAGAACATTGAG TCTCTTGCAGATGATGAAGCAGACTCCTGCACAGCCTCCTTTATGGACCTGGTCAGAACTCCAAACATGAGAAAGCAAACTTTCATTCTCAGCTTTAACTG GTTCACCAGTGCCGTAGTCTACCAGGGTTTGATCATGCGGGTTGGAATCCTGGGAGGGAATGTCTACGTCGACTTCCTCATTTCTACCCTGGTGGAGTTCCCCGCTGCGTTTCTCATCCTCTTCACCATTGAACGTATCGGCCGACGCCTTCCCTTCGCCACATCCAACATCGTAGCTGGAGTCTCTTGCTTTATCACTGCATGCATTCCTGAGC ATATGTTCTGGTTTAAGACGGTAGTGGCCTGCATCGGTAGACTGGGCATCACTATGGCCTTTGAGATGGTGGTGTTTGTTAACACTGAGCTGTACCCAACATTTGTCAG GAACCTGGGAGTGTCAGTCTGTTCCACTCTGTGTGACATTGGAGGCATAGTGGCTCCTTTCCTGCTCTACAGACTGGCTGTCATCTGGCTGGAGCTGCCGCTCATTATCTTTG GGGCACTGGCATTCATGGCTGGTGGATTAGTACTGCTGCTTCCTGAAACCAGGGGTGTCCCACTGCCTGAAACCATCGATGACATCGAATTCCCTGAAAA agtaAAGGAGAGAATGGCACTGAAAAATCAACAGCTGGCCAACCTGCTGCCCGACAATGACGTGTCAACCAACAAAGACCCAGCAGTGGTTTAA